One window of the Anomalospiza imberbis isolate Cuckoo-Finch-1a 21T00152 chromosome 24, ASM3175350v1, whole genome shotgun sequence genome contains the following:
- the NLRX1 gene encoding NLR family member X1 isoform X2, with protein sequence MSRAMQCQSCLPWGSWVQLPWSLAGSRGTRSVSVCAAAVPGGAGRCFLRKILRTSSISLPRGCAHYQGDSQENSAQPSSSRHGQSQLRNVAFSGAIKKHQKSLSAWFSHQPNEERQFGPSFSLDAVHVDPVIRESSLEEILKPSPDLTIQNQLQQPCTKVISLHNLFDVDACGRQVKNVVLYGTVGTGKSTLIKKMVVDWCHGRLPRFQLVIPFSCEDLSHSHAHVSLRRLITKKYQHLRDVVPVLEASNLRVLFILNGLERLNLDFRLAGTELCCDPNEPVPPSAIVVNLLRKYLLPEASIIVTTRPSAVRRIPGKYVGRYAEICGFSDTNLQKLYFQMRLSQPGCSGEESQDRRSAEQENLVEMLSRNLERHNQITAACFLPSYCWLVCTTLHFLYFTRTVPPSQTLTGIYTSFLRLNFSGEVLDSSDPTHISMMKYAAKTVGKLAYEGVMSRKTCFSEEDLRQCFEVEMKTESELNLLEVFRSDVFRFFLSPCVQPGKEHTFVFTVPAMQEYLAALYVVLGEKKTLAQRVGKELSEVLGKVSEDVAVVVNIVSKVLPLRFLPVLFNLLKIFPRYFSRVGGKDRDTIAHTMAEELFKEEDYYNDDVLDQINSSILGVEGPMRHPDEAPDDEVFELFPIFMGGILSRRNRAILEQLGCSIKNLAAFEIAKAMKKTVIRKGRRGLPPSELMDYLFFLHEFQNERFTAEAIRSLRAVNLSSVKMTPLKCSVLASVMSTTCHEVEELNLTSCNLDSGSLRTLFPVLLRCKALHLQLNSLGSDACKEIRDLLLHDKCAVSSLRLANNPVGEQGARYLAEALAGNRSLTQLSLLHTALGDPGAEAIAQHLAQNQHLQELNLGYNSLTDAAALRVVEVAKRHETLDKVHLYFNDISEDGKRALDSLRMDRDGVRALVFLTAGTDVSDYWSHILNVVQRNLPFWDRERVRQHLALLLQDLESSRSQTANPWRKAKFLRVESEGSRETRCPS encoded by the exons ATGTCCCGGGCCAtgcagtgccagagctgcctgccctggggcagCTGGGTACAGCTGCCTTGGtccctggcagggagcagggggaCCCGCAGCGTGTCCGTGTGCGCTGCTGCCGTGCCAG GTGGTGCAGGCAGGTGTTTCCTCAGGAAGATCCTTCGCACAAGCAGCATCTCCCTCCCCAG gggctgtgctcACTACCAGGGAGACTCCCAGGAGaactctgcccagcccagctcctctcGCCATGGTCAGTCCCAGCTGAGGAACGTGGCCTTTTCTG GTGCCATCAAGAAGCACCAGAAGAGCCTGTCTGCGTGGTTCAGCCACCAGCCCAATGAGGAGAGGCAGTTCGGCCCTTCCTTCTCTCTGGATGCCGTCCACGTGGACCCAGTGATCCGGGAGAGCTCCCTGGAGGAGATTCTGAAGCCCTCCCCTGATTTAACCATCCAGaaccagctccagcagccctgtACAAAGGTAATCAGCCTCCACAACCTCTTTGACGTGGACGCCTGCGGGCGGCAGGTGAAGAACGTGGTGCTCTACGGCACCGTGGGCACGGGCAAGAGCACCCTCATCAAGAAGATGGTGGTGGACTGGTGCCACGGCCGCCTGCCCCGCTTCCAGCTGGTCATCCCCTTCTCCTGCGAGGACCTGTCCCACAGCCACGCCCACGTTTCCCTGCGGCGCCTCATCACCAAGAAGTACCAGCACCTCCGGGATGTGGTGCCGGTGCTGGAAGCTTCCAACCTCAGGGTGCTCTTCATCCTCAACGGCCTGGAGCGCCTCAACCTGGACTTCCGCCTGGCTGGCACGGAGCTGTGCTGTGACCCCAACGAGCCCGTGCCTCCCTCTGCCATCGTGGTCAACCTGCTGCGGAAATACCTCCTGCCCGAG gccaGCATCATTGTCACCACACGCCCGTCGGCCGTGCGCCGCATCCCCGGCAAGTACGTGGGGCGCTACGCCGAGATCTGCGGCTTCTCCGACACCAACCTGCAGAAGCTCTACTTCCAGATGCGTCtcagccagcctggctgctctggagAGGAGAGCCAGGATCGCCGCTCAGCGGAGCAGGAGAACCTGGTGGAGATGCTGTCGAGGAACTTGGAGCGCCACAACCAAATAACGGCTGCCTGCTTCTTGCCCTCCTACTGCTGGCTGGTGTGCACCACCCTGCACTTCCTCTACTTCACCAGGACAGTTCCTCCCAGCCAGACCCTGACTGGCATCTACACCAGCTTCCTGAGGCTCAACTTCAGCGGGGAGGTGCTGGACAGCAGCGATCCCACACACATCTCCATGATGAAGTACGCGGCCAAGACAGTGGGCAAGCTGGCCTACGAGGGGGTGATGTCCCGCAAGACCTGCTTCTCAGAGGAGGACCTGCGGCAGTGCTTCGAGGTGGAGATGAAGACTGAAAGCGAGCTCAACCTCCTGGAGGTTTTCCGCAGCGACGTCTTTCGCTTCTTCCTCAGCCCGTGCGTGCAGCCGGGCAAGGAGCACACCTTTGTCTTCACCGTCCCCGCCATGCAGGAGTACCTGGCAGCCCTGTACGTGGTGCTGGGCGAGAAGAAGACCCTGGCCCAGAGAGTGGGGAAGGAGCTCTCAGAGGTCCTCGGGAAGGTGAGCGAAGATGTGGCTGTGGTTGTGAACATCGTCTCCAAGGTGCTGCCCCTGCGCTTCCTCCCCGTGCTCTTCAACCTGCTCAAGATCTTCCCTCGCTACTTCTCCCGGGTGGGCGGCAAGGACAGGGATACCATTGCCCACACCATGGCAGAGGAGCTGTTCAAAGAGGAGGACTACTACAATGACGATGTCTTGGACCAGATCAACTCCAGCATCCTGGGCGTGGAGGGCCCCATGCGCCACCCCGATGAGGCCCCGGATGATGAGGTCTTCGAGCTCTTCCCCATTTTCATGGGTGGGATCCTGTCCCGCCGCAACCGCGCcatcctggagcagctgggctgcTCCATCAAGAACCTGGCAGCCTTTGAGATCGCCAAGGCCATGAAGAAGACCGTGATCAGGAAGGGCCGCAGGGGCCTGCCCCCCTCGGAGCTCATGGACTACCTGTTCTTCCTGCACGAGTTCCAGAACGAGCGCTTCACGGCCGAGGCCATCCGCTCCCTCCGCGCTGTCAACCTCTCCTCCGTCAAGATGACCCCTCTCAAGTGCTCTGTGCTGGCGTCTGTCATGAGCACCACGTGTCACGAGGTGGAGGAGCTGAACCTGACCTCCTGCAACCTGGACAGCGGCAGCTTGAGGACCCtcttccctgtcctgctgcGATGCAAAGCTCTCCA TCTGCAGCTCAACAGCCTGGGCTCCGACGCCTGCAAGGAAATTCGTGACCTGCTCCTGCATGACAAGTGTGCGGTGAGCAGCCTGCG GCTGGCCAATAACCCCGTGGGCGAGCAGGGCGCTCGGTACCTGGCCGAGGCGCTGGCCGGCAACCGCTCGCTGacgcagctgtccctgctgcacaCCGCGCTGGGGGACCCCGGCGCCGAGGCCATCGCCCAGCACCTGGCCCAGAACCAGCACCTGCAGGAGCTCAACCTGGGCTACAACTCCCTGACGGACGCGGCGGCCCTGCGCGTGGTGGAGGTGGCCAAAAGGCACGAGACGCTGGACAAAGTGCA TCTCTACTTCAACGACATCAGTGAGGATGGCAAGAGGGCGCTTGACAGCCTGCGCATGGACCGGGACGGCGTCAGGGCTCTGGTTTTCCTCACGGCGGGCACCGACGTCTCCGACTACTGGTCCCACATCCTGAACGTGGTGCAGAGGAACCTGCCCTTCTGGGACCGCGAGCGGGTCCGGCAGCACCTcgccctcctcctgcaggaccTGGAGAGCAGCCGCAGCCAGACTGCCAATCCCTGGAGGAAAGCCAAATTCCTGCGAGTCGAGAGCGAG GGCTCGAGGGAGACAAGATGTCCATCAT AA
- the NLRX1 gene encoding NLR family member X1 isoform X1, producing the protein MSRAMQCQSCLPWGSWVQLPWSLAGSRGTRSVSVCAAAVPGGAGRCFLRKILRTSSISLPRGCAHYQGDSQENSAQPSSSRHGQSQLRNVAFSGAIKKHQKSLSAWFSHQPNEERQFGPSFSLDAVHVDPVIRESSLEEILKPSPDLTIQNQLQQPCTKVISLHNLFDVDACGRQVKNVVLYGTVGTGKSTLIKKMVVDWCHGRLPRFQLVIPFSCEDLSHSHAHVSLRRLITKKYQHLRDVVPVLEASNLRVLFILNGLERLNLDFRLAGTELCCDPNEPVPPSAIVVNLLRKYLLPEASIIVTTRPSAVRRIPGKYVGRYAEICGFSDTNLQKLYFQMRLSQPGCSGEESQDRRSAEQENLVEMLSRNLERHNQITAACFLPSYCWLVCTTLHFLYFTRTVPPSQTLTGIYTSFLRLNFSGEVLDSSDPTHISMMKYAAKTVGKLAYEGVMSRKTCFSEEDLRQCFEVEMKTESELNLLEVFRSDVFRFFLSPCVQPGKEHTFVFTVPAMQEYLAALYVVLGEKKTLAQRVGKELSEVLGKVSEDVAVVVNIVSKVLPLRFLPVLFNLLKIFPRYFSRVGGKDRDTIAHTMAEELFKEEDYYNDDVLDQINSSILGVEGPMRHPDEAPDDEVFELFPIFMGGILSRRNRAILEQLGCSIKNLAAFEIAKAMKKTVIRKGRRGLPPSELMDYLFFLHEFQNERFTAEAIRSLRAVNLSSVKMTPLKCSVLASVMSTTCHEVEELNLTSCNLDSGSLRTLFPVLLRCKALHLQLNSLGSDACKEIRDLLLHDKCAVSSLRLANNPVGEQGARYLAEALAGNRSLTQLSLLHTALGDPGAEAIAQHLAQNQHLQELNLGYNSLTDAAALRVVEVAKRHETLDKVHLYFNDISEDGKRALDSLRMDRDGVRALVFLTAGTDVSDYWSHILNVVQRNLPFWDRERVRQHLALLLQDLESSRSQTANPWRKAKFLRVESEVKKMLGKLQDGSL; encoded by the exons ATGTCCCGGGCCAtgcagtgccagagctgcctgccctggggcagCTGGGTACAGCTGCCTTGGtccctggcagggagcagggggaCCCGCAGCGTGTCCGTGTGCGCTGCTGCCGTGCCAG GTGGTGCAGGCAGGTGTTTCCTCAGGAAGATCCTTCGCACAAGCAGCATCTCCCTCCCCAG gggctgtgctcACTACCAGGGAGACTCCCAGGAGaactctgcccagcccagctcctctcGCCATGGTCAGTCCCAGCTGAGGAACGTGGCCTTTTCTG GTGCCATCAAGAAGCACCAGAAGAGCCTGTCTGCGTGGTTCAGCCACCAGCCCAATGAGGAGAGGCAGTTCGGCCCTTCCTTCTCTCTGGATGCCGTCCACGTGGACCCAGTGATCCGGGAGAGCTCCCTGGAGGAGATTCTGAAGCCCTCCCCTGATTTAACCATCCAGaaccagctccagcagccctgtACAAAGGTAATCAGCCTCCACAACCTCTTTGACGTGGACGCCTGCGGGCGGCAGGTGAAGAACGTGGTGCTCTACGGCACCGTGGGCACGGGCAAGAGCACCCTCATCAAGAAGATGGTGGTGGACTGGTGCCACGGCCGCCTGCCCCGCTTCCAGCTGGTCATCCCCTTCTCCTGCGAGGACCTGTCCCACAGCCACGCCCACGTTTCCCTGCGGCGCCTCATCACCAAGAAGTACCAGCACCTCCGGGATGTGGTGCCGGTGCTGGAAGCTTCCAACCTCAGGGTGCTCTTCATCCTCAACGGCCTGGAGCGCCTCAACCTGGACTTCCGCCTGGCTGGCACGGAGCTGTGCTGTGACCCCAACGAGCCCGTGCCTCCCTCTGCCATCGTGGTCAACCTGCTGCGGAAATACCTCCTGCCCGAG gccaGCATCATTGTCACCACACGCCCGTCGGCCGTGCGCCGCATCCCCGGCAAGTACGTGGGGCGCTACGCCGAGATCTGCGGCTTCTCCGACACCAACCTGCAGAAGCTCTACTTCCAGATGCGTCtcagccagcctggctgctctggagAGGAGAGCCAGGATCGCCGCTCAGCGGAGCAGGAGAACCTGGTGGAGATGCTGTCGAGGAACTTGGAGCGCCACAACCAAATAACGGCTGCCTGCTTCTTGCCCTCCTACTGCTGGCTGGTGTGCACCACCCTGCACTTCCTCTACTTCACCAGGACAGTTCCTCCCAGCCAGACCCTGACTGGCATCTACACCAGCTTCCTGAGGCTCAACTTCAGCGGGGAGGTGCTGGACAGCAGCGATCCCACACACATCTCCATGATGAAGTACGCGGCCAAGACAGTGGGCAAGCTGGCCTACGAGGGGGTGATGTCCCGCAAGACCTGCTTCTCAGAGGAGGACCTGCGGCAGTGCTTCGAGGTGGAGATGAAGACTGAAAGCGAGCTCAACCTCCTGGAGGTTTTCCGCAGCGACGTCTTTCGCTTCTTCCTCAGCCCGTGCGTGCAGCCGGGCAAGGAGCACACCTTTGTCTTCACCGTCCCCGCCATGCAGGAGTACCTGGCAGCCCTGTACGTGGTGCTGGGCGAGAAGAAGACCCTGGCCCAGAGAGTGGGGAAGGAGCTCTCAGAGGTCCTCGGGAAGGTGAGCGAAGATGTGGCTGTGGTTGTGAACATCGTCTCCAAGGTGCTGCCCCTGCGCTTCCTCCCCGTGCTCTTCAACCTGCTCAAGATCTTCCCTCGCTACTTCTCCCGGGTGGGCGGCAAGGACAGGGATACCATTGCCCACACCATGGCAGAGGAGCTGTTCAAAGAGGAGGACTACTACAATGACGATGTCTTGGACCAGATCAACTCCAGCATCCTGGGCGTGGAGGGCCCCATGCGCCACCCCGATGAGGCCCCGGATGATGAGGTCTTCGAGCTCTTCCCCATTTTCATGGGTGGGATCCTGTCCCGCCGCAACCGCGCcatcctggagcagctgggctgcTCCATCAAGAACCTGGCAGCCTTTGAGATCGCCAAGGCCATGAAGAAGACCGTGATCAGGAAGGGCCGCAGGGGCCTGCCCCCCTCGGAGCTCATGGACTACCTGTTCTTCCTGCACGAGTTCCAGAACGAGCGCTTCACGGCCGAGGCCATCCGCTCCCTCCGCGCTGTCAACCTCTCCTCCGTCAAGATGACCCCTCTCAAGTGCTCTGTGCTGGCGTCTGTCATGAGCACCACGTGTCACGAGGTGGAGGAGCTGAACCTGACCTCCTGCAACCTGGACAGCGGCAGCTTGAGGACCCtcttccctgtcctgctgcGATGCAAAGCTCTCCA TCTGCAGCTCAACAGCCTGGGCTCCGACGCCTGCAAGGAAATTCGTGACCTGCTCCTGCATGACAAGTGTGCGGTGAGCAGCCTGCG GCTGGCCAATAACCCCGTGGGCGAGCAGGGCGCTCGGTACCTGGCCGAGGCGCTGGCCGGCAACCGCTCGCTGacgcagctgtccctgctgcacaCCGCGCTGGGGGACCCCGGCGCCGAGGCCATCGCCCAGCACCTGGCCCAGAACCAGCACCTGCAGGAGCTCAACCTGGGCTACAACTCCCTGACGGACGCGGCGGCCCTGCGCGTGGTGGAGGTGGCCAAAAGGCACGAGACGCTGGACAAAGTGCA TCTCTACTTCAACGACATCAGTGAGGATGGCAAGAGGGCGCTTGACAGCCTGCGCATGGACCGGGACGGCGTCAGGGCTCTGGTTTTCCTCACGGCGGGCACCGACGTCTCCGACTACTGGTCCCACATCCTGAACGTGGTGCAGAGGAACCTGCCCTTCTGGGACCGCGAGCGGGTCCGGCAGCACCTcgccctcctcctgcaggaccTGGAGAGCAGCCGCAGCCAGACTGCCAATCCCTGGAGGAAAGCCAAATTCCTGCGAGTCGAGAGCGAGGTCAAGAAAATGCTGGGGAAACTGCAGGATGGGAGCCTCTGA